In the genome of Nostoc sp. C052, the window GTGATTTATTGTATAAATCCTAAGTGTAGACAGAGGCAAAACCCTGATGATAGTGAAAGATGCCTTTATTGCGGAACGGAACTGCTGATTGAGCAGCGGTTTAGGTTAATTAAGCCATTACGCCCTTTAGACTTTCGTTACAATACAGAAATTTTTGAAGTAGTGGATGATAAAGGCATCCACAAAGTGATGAAAGTTTTGAAATCGCAGGAATCTAAAGAAATCGAGCTATTAGAACGAGAAACGCTGACGCTTCAATTGTTCGACCATCCAGGGATTCCTAGAGTTATAGACGATTTATTGACTGTTATTCCTGAAAAAAGTTACAGGACACTGCATTGTTTAGTTATGCAGAAATTTGAGGGACAGGACTTAGAACAATGGGCGAAAGCTAATGGAAGGATCTCTCAAGCTTTAGCTCTGGATTGGCTTATACAACTAGTAAAAATTATCGATGAAGTACACCGGAGTGGTTTTTTTCATAGAGATATTAAACCTTCCAATATTATTCTCCAACCTGATGGTCAGTTGGGTTTAATTGATTTTGGTGCAGTCCGACAAGTAACTCGTACTTATTTAACGAAAGTTAGCGGAAGTGGGGGGAATGAGATGGGGCTTGGTCATCATGAAATTACAGCACTTGTAACGCCTGGCTTTACTCCCCTAGAACAAATTAATGGGCAAGCGTTACCACAATCAGATTTCTATGCTTTAGGGCGAACATTAGCATATTTAGTAACTGGAATTCATGTAATTAATCTGCCAACAGACCCAAAAACAACAAGACTTGTTTGGAGAAATAAAGCACGAGAGATTGAAAAACCCTTTGCTGATTTGTTGGATGAATTAATGTCTCCGGCTCCAGGGAAACGTCCACCATCTACACAAGTCATTTTACAGCGTTTGGAGGAATTACCGTTTAAGTTGAAGCTAAACCGGGCTTTTCAATCTAGTCTATTTAAATGGTTAGGAACTGGATTGCTCTTCTTGATACTTTTCAATATTTGTCAAGGAACTTATTTGGCTTTGTCGAGTTACTATTTTTACAAAGCTGCGCGACAGGATGAGCCGAAAATAGCTAAAGAATATTATGAATTAGCAGTAAAATACAATCCTAAAGATGAGAAAACATATAATAATTTAGCAGTGGCTTGTCAGCAGATACAAGACTTAAAGTGTGCAAGTAAAAACTATGAAAAAGCTTTAAGCCTAAGACCATTAGGTTGGGAAGTACATTATAATTTGGGAAATTTTTACGACGAACAAGATAAATACGACCTAGCAGAGCAGCAGTATAAATTAGCAATTCAGTACAGTAACAACCAAGCAATGAATTCTGTCAGCAATTTATCACGGTTGAAAAATAAACAAGAAAAATATTCAGAGGCTGCAACGCTTGCACTTGAAGGATTAAAACATACTTCTTATCCTCTATGGCAAGCTGGGTTGTACAAAAATTTAGGCTGGGCAAGATTAAAACAGCAGCGTTATGCAGAGGCAAAAGAATACTTAGAAAAATCGGTTAAATTAGATTCTCAAAGAGTAGACGCTTATTGTTTGTTAGCACAAACACAAGAAGCATTAGGTGATTTAAAATATGCAC includes:
- a CDS encoding serine/threonine-protein kinase, which codes for MIYCINPKCRQRQNPDDSERCLYCGTELLIEQRFRLIKPLRPLDFRYNTEIFEVVDDKGIHKVMKVLKSQESKEIELLERETLTLQLFDHPGIPRVIDDLLTVIPEKSYRTLHCLVMQKFEGQDLEQWAKANGRISQALALDWLIQLVKIIDEVHRSGFFHRDIKPSNIILQPDGQLGLIDFGAVRQVTRTYLTKVSGSGGNEMGLGHHEITALVTPGFTPLEQINGQALPQSDFYALGRTLAYLVTGIHVINLPTDPKTTRLVWRNKAREIEKPFADLLDELMSPAPGKRPPSTQVILQRLEELPFKLKLNRAFQSSLFKWLGTGLLFLILFNICQGTYLALSSYYFYKAARQDEPKIAKEYYELAVKYNPKDEKTYNNLAVACQQIQDLKCASKNYEKALSLRPLGWEVHYNLGNFYDEQDKYDLAEQQYKLAIQYSNNQAMNSVSNLSRLKNKQEKYSEAATLALEGLKHTSYPLWQAGLYKNLGWARLKQQRYAEAKEYLEKSVKLDSQRVDAYCLLAQTQEALGDLKYAQAYWEVCLMQNNVNSSLPEVQRWKQEILQRIFK